The DNA window TCGTGGTCACCGCGGTCGCCGCGACCACATCGATCGCCGACGATATCGACGCGACCTGGGCCGGCCTGCTGGCCGGGCATAGCGGCATCGGTGCACTCACCGATGATTTCGTCGCCGAGTACGACCTGCCGGTGCGCATCGGCGGCAAGCTGAAGTCACATCCGAGTGCCCGGCTCACCCGCATCGAACAGCGACGGCATTCCTACGTCGAGCAGCTGGCACTGGTGCTCGGCCGCCAGGTCTGGCACAACGCGGGCGCACCTGAGGTCGAGGGTGAGCGACTCGCGGTCGTCATCGGCACCGGCCTAGGCGGTGGCGACGCGCTGATCAACGCCGTCGACTCGATGCGCGACGGCGGCTATCGCAAGGTCTCCCCGATGTCGGTGCCGATGGTGATGCCGAACGGTCCGGCCGCGACGGTCGGACTCGAAATCGGCGCCAAGGCGGGCGTTTTCGCACCGGTATCGGCCTGTTCCTCCGGTTCGGAGGCGATCGCGCACGCCTGGCGGCTGATCACCACCGGCGAGGCCGATGTCGTGATCGCCGGTGGTGTCGAGGGCCATATCGATGCGGTGCCGATCGCGAGCTTCGCCATGATGCGCGCGATGAGCACCCGCAACGATGAACCGGAACGGGCCTCGCGACCGTTCGACCGAGATCGCGACGGCTTCGTCTTCGGTGAGGCCGGTGCGTTGCTGGTGCTGGAATCCGAGCGACATGCGCGGGCGCGCGGCGCGCGGATCCACGGCCGCGTACTCGGCGCGGGAATCACCTCCGACGCCTACCACATCGTCGCCTCGGAACCGGACGGCATCGGTGCGGCGCGCGCCATGCGCAAGGCGATAAGTACTGCCGGACTGGAGGTTTCGGATATTCAGCACGTCAACGCACACGCCACGTCGACCTCGATCGGCGACGCGTCCGAAGCCAAGGCCATCACCGCCGTCACCCCCGAGGCATCGGTCTACGCGCCCAAATCCGCACTCGGCCATTCGATCGGTGCGGTCGGTGCGCTCGAATCGATCCTCACCCTGCTGACGCTACGCGACCAGATCGTGCCGCCCACCCTGAATCTCGACAATCGAGATCTCGAGATCGACCTCGATATCGTCGCCGGCGCACCGCGCGAGCAGCGCATCGACTACGCGCTGAACAACTCGTTCGGCTTCGGCGGCCACAATGTCGCACTGGCGTTCGGCCGGGCATAGCGACGGCCGCGGATCGCCGCGGAGTAGCGTCGAACGACGTGGCCGACGCCTTCTACATCGCAGATCCGACGAACCCGAATCGGTTCGTCTCGACCGAGCTGACCCGCGGGCCGTGGTCGCCGGACGCCCAGCACGCCGGACCGCCCTCCGCGCTGCTCGGGCATGCGATCGAACGGTGCGAACCGCGGCCCGGATTCCAGGTCGGCCGGGTCGCCGTCGAAATCCTCGGCCCGATTCCGCTGGCGCCGCTGACCGTGGCGACGCGCGTGGCACGGCCCGGACGCAGCGTTGAGCTGATCGAGGCGACGCTGTCCACCGATCGCGGACCGGTCATGCGGGCGAACGCCTGGCGGTTCAAACTCGCCGAGCCGGAACTCGAACTGCCCGAGCAGATCCTGCCCACCGGCGCGCGCCCCGGCCCCGATCAGGCGGTGCCGTCGCAGTTTCCGGCCGCGCAGCCGGTCGGCTTCCACACCGGTACCGAATACCGCTTCGTCACCGGCTCGTTCGCCGAACCCGGACCTGCGATCTGCTGGATCCGACTGAAATATCCGATCGTCGCCGGGACCACCCCGAGTCCACTGGAACGCGCACTCGCCGCGGCGGATTCGGGCAACGGCGTCAGCTCGGTGCTGGACTGGTCCCGATATCTGTTCATCAACACCGATCTCACGGTCACGCTGCATCGGCAGCCGGTCGGCGAATGGGTCTGCCTGGACGCCGCCACCTATCCCCAACCGCACGGCATCGGCCTGGCCGAGTCGGCGCTCTTCGACGAAAAGGGCCCGCTGGGCCGCAGCACCCAAACCCTGTTCCTCGGCCCGCGCTAGGGGCGGGTCGAAATCTGCTGGACGGCCCAGCCGTTGCCGTCCGGGTCGCTGAAGAAGCAGAAGCCGACATTGTCGAGGGGATCCGGGGTGGCCGCCGGGTTCTTGCCGATGACCTGGACATCACTGACCTCGACACCGCGTTCGAGCAATTCGGCGTGCGCCTTGCGAATATCGGGCACGACGAGTTGCAGGCCCTGAATCGACCCCGGTTCCATCTTCGGGACCGCGCCACGGCCGATCACGACGGAGCAGCCGGAGCCGGGCGGGGTCAGCTGCACGATGCGGATCTCGTCGCCGATTTCGGTGTCGTGATCGACGGTGAAACCCAGCTGCCGGGAGTAGAAGTCCTTGGCTCGGTCGATATCGGAGACCGGCACGATCACGACCTCGAGTGTCCAGTTCATGGCGTTTCCTTCGCTGCGGTGGACATGGGTATGCGTAACTGTGCAGACGCCGCGCCCGAGTCGAACTCATCGGTCCGGTGTCGGATCATTTGCGCGGTTGCCAGCGCCAGACGAATTCGCCCGCCATGGGCGGCGGACCGGGGAGATCGCCATCGGCGGACAGTCCGGCGAGCAGCATGGCCAGCACCCGTCGGCGCAGTTCCGCGGTGCGCGCCTGATCCGGCATGGTGATGGCGGCACACGATTCGAGGACCAGGCCGAGGTCATGGGCATTGACGTCCGGGTGCAGGCGGCCGGATGCGTGTGCCCGTCGCACCAACTCCTCGGTGACCGCACCCGAATGCGTGATGACGGGGAGTATCGACTCGTCGGGGGTGAAGGTGCCCGCCAGATGCACCGCCAGCGAGTGCACATCGGCGTCGACGACGCGTTCCAGGAATCCGACGAGTCCGTGCCAGCCATCCGAATCCTCCAGTGCGGCATCGGCTTCGGCGTTGTAGCGGCGTAGTCCCTCGTAGCAGAGGGTGCGCAGCAACACCTCCTTGCTCGGATAACGGCGGTAGAGCGCGCTGATTCCCACGCCCGCGCGTTCGGCGACGGCGGCGATCGGGGCGTTGGTATCGGCCAGGAAGACCGCGCGGGCGGCCTCCAGGATGAGGCCGTCGTTGCGGGCCGCCTGCGCCTTGCGGCCGGGCAGCCGCTTCTGAGCTGGGGTATCGGATGTTTTCGGCATGGGTTCAGATTACCACTTGAAACGGAATGATCCGTTCTGATAATGTTCAAACAGAACGAAGCATTCCGTTTCACAAGGAGTAGCAGATGAACGCCATCACCCCCTTCACCATCGACATCGACCAGGCCGAGCTGGACGACCTGCAGAACCGGTTGGCCCGTACCCGCTGGGCGGATCAGATCCCCGGGTCCGAGGACATCTACGGGGTGAGCGTCGATCGGGTGCGGCATCTGGTGAACTACTGGCGCGAGGGGTTCGACTGGCGCAAGGTCGAGGCGAAGTTGAACGCGTACCCGCAGTTCACCACCGAGATCGATGGGCAGAATATTCACTTCCTGCACGTTGAGTCGCCGCAGGACAACGCTTTTCCGTTGATCCTCACGCATGGCTGGCCGGGGACCTTCGTCGAATTCCTCGGTGTGATCGAGCCGTTGACCGCGGCCGGATTCGATCTGGTGATCCCCTCGGTGCCGGGTTATGGATTCTCCGGTCCGACAACCGAATCCGGATGGAACGATCAGCGCATCGCCAAGGCGTGGGCCGAGCTGATGAACCGCCTCGGGTACACCCGCTACGGCGCGGTCGGCAATGACGGCGGCGCGCAGATCTCACCGGAGCTCGGTCGGGTCGCGCCGGAAAGTGTTGTGGCCATTCAGATTTCGCAGGTGTACGCGTTTCCGACGGGCGATCCGGCGGAACTGGCCGACCTCACCGCCGACGAGCAGCAGTCGCTGGCGACGCTGGACTGGTTCGTCAAGAACAAGATGGGCTACAACATCCTGCAGTCACAGCAGCCGCAGACCCTGGCGCACGCGCTGATGGATTCGCCGACCGGTCTGGTCGGCTGGAACAGCCAACTGATGGGCCCGGATCTGGATGACGAATTCGTGCTGACCAATATCGCGATCCATTGGCTCACCGGCACAGCGGGTTCCGCGATCCGGCACTACTTCGAGAAGGCCAAGGCGCAGCAGCCCACCGAACCAACCACGGTGCCGCTGGGACTGTCCGGATCGAACGGTGACTTCCACGGGATCCGCCGGTTCGCCGACCGCGATCACGCCAACATCGTCTCGTGGCGGACCCACGACGTGTACACCCACTACCTGCACCACGCCGCCCCCGCGCTGATGGCCGGCGAGATCACCGAATTCTTCGCGCAGTACCGCTGAACCACCCAGCGAACACGACCAGGAGATTGCCATGAATGCCATCCGTCCCTTCAGCATCGACATCCCGCAGGACAAGCTCGACGATCTGGCCGATCGGCTGCACCGGACGTTGTGGCCGAACGAGCTGCCCGGAGTCGGTGATTCGTACGGCGTGCCCGGCGATCGGGTCCGCGCACTCGCCGAATACTGGCTCGACAGCTTCGATTGGCGGGCACTCGAGGCAAAGCTGAACAGCTACCCCCAGTTCACCACCGAAATCGACGGAGAGAATATCTATTTCCTGCACATCCGGTCCGCGCGCGCGGATGCGCTGCCGGTGATCCTGACGCACGGCTGGCCGGGTTCGGTGCTCGAATACCTCGATGTCATCGAGCTGCTGACCGCACCGGAATC is part of the Nocardia sp. NBC_00565 genome and encodes:
- a CDS encoding KasA/KasB family beta-ketoacyl-ACP synthase, encoding MTVTIASETRPSVVVTAVAATTSIADDIDATWAGLLAGHSGIGALTDDFVAEYDLPVRIGGKLKSHPSARLTRIEQRRHSYVEQLALVLGRQVWHNAGAPEVEGERLAVVIGTGLGGGDALINAVDSMRDGGYRKVSPMSVPMVMPNGPAATVGLEIGAKAGVFAPVSACSSGSEAIAHAWRLITTGEADVVIAGGVEGHIDAVPIASFAMMRAMSTRNDEPERASRPFDRDRDGFVFGEAGALLVLESERHARARGARIHGRVLGAGITSDAYHIVASEPDGIGAARAMRKAISTAGLEVSDIQHVNAHATSTSIGDASEAKAITAVTPEASVYAPKSALGHSIGAVGALESILTLLTLRDQIVPPTLNLDNRDLEIDLDIVAGAPREQRIDYALNNSFGFGGHNVALAFGRA
- a CDS encoding thioesterase family protein produces the protein MADAFYIADPTNPNRFVSTELTRGPWSPDAQHAGPPSALLGHAIERCEPRPGFQVGRVAVEILGPIPLAPLTVATRVARPGRSVELIEATLSTDRGPVMRANAWRFKLAEPELELPEQILPTGARPGPDQAVPSQFPAAQPVGFHTGTEYRFVTGSFAEPGPAICWIRLKYPIVAGTTPSPLERALAAADSGNGVSSVLDWSRYLFINTDLTVTLHRQPVGEWVCLDAATYPQPHGIGLAESALFDEKGPLGRSTQTLFLGPR
- a CDS encoding VOC family protein produces the protein MNWTLEVVIVPVSDIDRAKDFYSRQLGFTVDHDTEIGDEIRIVQLTPPGSGCSVVIGRGAVPKMEPGSIQGLQLVVPDIRKAHAELLERGVEVSDVQVIGKNPAATPDPLDNVGFCFFSDPDGNGWAVQQISTRP
- a CDS encoding TetR/AcrR family transcriptional regulator — encoded protein: MPKTSDTPAQKRLPGRKAQAARNDGLILEAARAVFLADTNAPIAAVAERAGVGISALYRRYPSKEVLLRTLCYEGLRRYNAEADAALEDSDGWHGLVGFLERVVDADVHSLAVHLAGTFTPDESILPVITHSGAVTEELVRRAHASGRLHPDVNAHDLGLVLESCAAITMPDQARTAELRRRVLAMLLAGLSADGDLPGPPPMAGEFVWRWQPRK
- a CDS encoding epoxide hydrolase family protein, encoding MNAITPFTIDIDQAELDDLQNRLARTRWADQIPGSEDIYGVSVDRVRHLVNYWREGFDWRKVEAKLNAYPQFTTEIDGQNIHFLHVESPQDNAFPLILTHGWPGTFVEFLGVIEPLTAAGFDLVIPSVPGYGFSGPTTESGWNDQRIAKAWAELMNRLGYTRYGAVGNDGGAQISPELGRVAPESVVAIQISQVYAFPTGDPAELADLTADEQQSLATLDWFVKNKMGYNILQSQQPQTLAHALMDSPTGLVGWNSQLMGPDLDDEFVLTNIAIHWLTGTAGSAIRHYFEKAKAQQPTEPTTVPLGLSGSNGDFHGIRRFADRDHANIVSWRTHDVYTHYLHHAAPALMAGEITEFFAQYR